A part of Streptomyces sp. NBC_01497 genomic DNA contains:
- a CDS encoding riboflavin synthase — protein sequence MFTGIVEELGEVTAVENLGDSCRFTLRGTVVTEGAKHGDSIAVNGVCLTVVEHADDWFTADVMAETLNRSSLGALVAGSPVNLERTVAVGGRLGGHIVQGHVDGTGTIAERKVSEHWEVITIRLPEGLSRYIVEKGSITVDGVSLTVVDAGPDSFTISLIPTTLALTTLGSKGPGDPVNLEVDVLAKYVERLLGTERRAGEELPR from the coding sequence GTGTTCACCGGAATCGTCGAAGAACTGGGTGAGGTCACCGCAGTCGAGAACCTCGGTGACTCCTGTCGCTTCACGCTGCGCGGGACCGTGGTGACCGAAGGCGCGAAACACGGCGACTCCATCGCGGTCAACGGTGTCTGCCTCACCGTCGTCGAGCACGCCGACGACTGGTTCACGGCCGATGTCATGGCCGAGACGCTGAACCGTTCGAGCCTCGGCGCGCTTGTGGCCGGCTCCCCGGTCAACCTGGAGCGCACCGTCGCCGTCGGCGGCCGCCTCGGCGGGCACATCGTCCAGGGCCACGTCGACGGCACGGGGACGATCGCGGAGCGGAAGGTCTCCGAGCACTGGGAGGTCATCACGATCCGGCTGCCCGAGGGCCTGAGCCGCTACATCGTGGAGAAGGGCTCCATCACGGTGGACGGCGTGAGCCTGACTGTCGTGGACGCGGGCCCCGACTCCTTCACCATCAGCCTCATCCCCACGACGCTCGCGCTGACGACGCTCGGCTCCAAGGGCCCGGGCGACCCGGTCAACCTGGAGGTCGACGTCCTCGCGAAGTACGTCGAGCGGCTGCTCGGCACGGAGCGGCGAGCAGGAGAGGAGCTCCCGCGGTGA
- the ribD gene encoding bifunctional diaminohydroxyphosphoribosylaminopyrimidine deaminase/5-amino-6-(5-phosphoribosylamino)uracil reductase RibD, which yields MRRAVELAARGLGSTSPNPVVGCVILDAEGRPAGEGFHERAGGPHAEVHALRAAGERARGGTAYVTLEPCNHTGRTGPCAQALIEAGIARVHYAVADPTPQATGGGGTLRAAGVPATAGLLAGEAEEGNAAWLTSVRRGRPHVTWKYAASLDGRVAAKDGSSRWITSPEARADVHRLRAEADAVVVGSGTLRTDDPHLAARGYPDDVQPLRVAVDTTATALRPGARILDGAAHTLIAVAEDAGTPDVGPAGAPAEVVRLPRDEQGLSVPALLDALYARGVRAVLLEGGPVLAGSFAAAGAIDRVVGYLAPVLLGAGPTALADAGISTLADALRLRMTQSVRVGTDLRITAVPLTAAEPAATAHKER from the coding sequence ATGCGGCGCGCCGTGGAGCTCGCCGCGCGCGGCCTCGGCTCGACCAGCCCCAACCCCGTCGTGGGATGCGTCATCCTCGACGCCGAGGGGCGCCCCGCGGGTGAGGGGTTCCACGAGCGGGCCGGCGGCCCGCACGCCGAGGTCCACGCGCTGCGCGCGGCGGGGGAGCGGGCGCGCGGCGGCACCGCGTACGTCACCCTCGAACCCTGCAACCACACCGGCCGTACGGGCCCTTGCGCGCAGGCGCTCATCGAGGCCGGGATCGCCCGGGTGCACTACGCGGTCGCCGACCCCACCCCGCAGGCCACCGGCGGTGGCGGCACGCTGCGCGCCGCCGGCGTCCCCGCGACGGCGGGGCTGCTCGCCGGCGAAGCCGAGGAGGGCAACGCCGCCTGGCTGACGTCCGTACGCCGCGGCCGGCCCCACGTCACCTGGAAGTACGCCGCCTCCCTCGACGGCCGGGTCGCCGCCAAGGACGGCAGCAGCAGGTGGATCACCTCCCCCGAGGCCCGCGCCGACGTGCACCGGCTGCGCGCCGAGGCGGACGCCGTCGTCGTCGGCTCCGGCACCCTGCGCACCGACGACCCGCACCTCGCGGCACGCGGCTACCCGGACGACGTCCAGCCGCTGCGGGTCGCCGTCGACACCACCGCGACGGCCCTGCGCCCCGGCGCCCGGATCCTGGACGGCGCGGCACACACCCTGATCGCCGTCGCCGAGGACGCGGGCACCCCCGACGTCGGGCCGGCGGGCGCGCCCGCCGAGGTCGTACGGCTGCCGCGCGACGAACAGGGCCTGTCCGTGCCCGCGTTGCTCGACGCCCTGTACGCGCGCGGCGTGCGCGCCGTGCTGCTCGAAGGGGGACCGGTGCTCGCCGGGTCCTTCGCCGCCGCCGGCGCGATCGACCGCGTCGTCGGCTATCTCGCACCCGTCCTGCTCGGCGCGGGGCCCACCGCCCTGGCCGACGCCGGAATCTCCACCCTCGCCGACGCGTTGCGACTGCGCATGACGCAGTCCGTCCGCGTCGGCACGGACCTGCGGATCACCGCCGTACCTCTGACGGCGGCGGAACCGGCCGCCACCGCACACAAGGAGCGCTGA
- a CDS encoding bifunctional 3,4-dihydroxy-2-butanone-4-phosphate synthase/GTP cyclohydrolase II translates to MTATTTPTWYTTDNAEDFTLDPVEQAIADIAAGRPVVVVDDEDRENEGDLVIAAEKATPEIVAFMMSECRGLICAPMEGAELDRLELPQMVGQNTEAMRTAFTVSVDAAPGHGVTTGISAADRATTLSLLASGSAGPADFVRPGHVFPLRARAGGVLVRNGHTEAAVDLARLAGLRPAGAIVEIAGEDGAMLRLPQLLAFARKHGLTIISIEDLIAYRRRAEPVVHRAAEVRLPTAFGQFTAFGYRSAADGVEHVALVHGDIGDGENVLVRVHSECLTGDVFASQRCDCGPQLQASMRRIVEEGRGVVVYLRGHEGRGIGLLSKLRAYELQERGLDTLDANLELGLPADARDYAAGAQILQDLGVRSLTLMTNNPEKTEALSNHGLVVAGREPMPVTAGEHNLRYLRTKRDRMGHDLPWLDAPIPASACGNQ, encoded by the coding sequence ATGACAGCAACCACCACACCCACCTGGTACACCACCGACAACGCCGAGGACTTCACCCTCGACCCGGTCGAGCAGGCGATCGCGGACATCGCCGCGGGCCGCCCCGTGGTCGTCGTGGACGACGAGGACCGGGAGAACGAGGGCGACCTCGTCATCGCCGCCGAGAAGGCCACACCGGAGATCGTCGCCTTCATGATGTCCGAGTGCCGGGGCCTGATCTGCGCGCCGATGGAGGGAGCCGAGCTCGACCGGCTCGAACTCCCGCAGATGGTCGGCCAGAACACCGAGGCCATGCGCACGGCGTTCACCGTCTCCGTCGACGCGGCCCCCGGGCACGGCGTCACCACCGGCATCTCCGCCGCTGACCGTGCCACCACGCTCAGCCTGCTCGCGAGCGGCTCGGCGGGCCCCGCCGACTTCGTCAGGCCCGGCCACGTCTTCCCGCTGCGCGCCCGGGCCGGCGGTGTCCTCGTGCGCAACGGCCACACCGAGGCCGCCGTCGACCTCGCCCGCCTCGCCGGGCTCAGGCCCGCGGGCGCCATCGTGGAGATCGCCGGTGAGGACGGCGCCATGCTGCGGCTGCCGCAGCTCCTGGCGTTCGCCCGCAAGCACGGCCTGACGATCATCTCCATCGAGGACCTGATCGCCTACCGGCGCCGCGCCGAACCGGTCGTGCACCGCGCCGCCGAGGTGCGACTGCCCACCGCCTTCGGGCAGTTCACCGCGTTCGGCTACCGTTCGGCGGCCGACGGCGTCGAGCACGTGGCGCTCGTCCACGGCGACATCGGCGACGGCGAGAACGTCCTCGTGCGCGTCCACTCGGAGTGCCTGACCGGCGACGTCTTCGCCTCGCAGCGCTGCGACTGCGGCCCCCAGCTGCAGGCCTCCATGCGGCGCATCGTCGAGGAGGGCCGCGGCGTCGTCGTCTACCTGCGCGGCCACGAGGGGCGCGGCATCGGTCTGCTCTCCAAGCTCCGCGCGTACGAACTCCAGGAGCGCGGCCTCGACACGCTCGACGCCAACCTGGAGCTCGGGCTGCCCGCCGACGCCCGCGACTACGCCGCCGGCGCCCAGATCCTCCAGGACCTCGGCGTGCGCAGCCTCACCCTCATGACCAACAACCCCGAGAAGACCGAAGCGCTCAGCAACCACGGCCTGGTGGTGGCCGGGCGTGAGCCCATGCCCGTCACGGCGGGGGAGCACAACCTGCGCTACCTGCGCACGAAGCGCGACCGCATGGGTCACGACCTGCCCTGGCTCGACGCCCCCATCCCCGCCTCGGCCTGCGGCAACCAGTGA
- a CDS encoding ROK family transcriptional regulator — protein sequence MPASPSTARAINDRLALEHLQRQGPLTATQLKQLTGLSRPTVADLVERLQGSGLVHIVGESGGDRRGPNARVYGIVADRAHLAGLDIRTGSVFVVVADLLGNTLAEAAAPIDDRTDPPEAAERAAALLEHTVKEAGATRLHSIGVGAPGVVDPVTGELRHTTGLPAWHRHLVAALPERLAAAVLVENETNLAAVAEQRIGVARERDDFALLWLGLSVGAAVVVGGRLRRGVSGGAGEISFLPVPGAVAPSVAHCDGGLHSLVGSAAVSELAVRYGMSADAVPHEPPAAAYIRAAPGAGEAGSRFLDELADRVALGAAALTAVLDPGLVVLSGELGHAGGAALAGRVQKRLAALCPLRTEVVPSALGGAAVLRGALLTARDAVQDELFRPGA from the coding sequence ATGCCCGCATCCCCGAGTACCGCGAGGGCCATCAACGACCGGCTCGCCCTGGAACACCTCCAGCGCCAAGGTCCCCTGACGGCGACTCAGCTCAAGCAGCTCACCGGTCTCTCGCGTCCCACGGTGGCCGATCTCGTGGAACGGCTCCAGGGCTCCGGGCTCGTCCACATCGTCGGGGAGAGCGGTGGCGACCGGCGGGGGCCCAACGCGCGCGTCTACGGGATCGTCGCGGACCGCGCCCATCTCGCCGGGCTCGACATCAGGACGGGCAGCGTCTTCGTCGTCGTGGCCGACCTGCTCGGGAACACGCTCGCCGAGGCCGCCGCGCCCATCGACGACCGCACGGATCCGCCGGAGGCGGCGGAGCGGGCGGCGGCCCTGCTGGAGCACACCGTGAAGGAGGCGGGCGCGACCCGGCTGCACAGCATCGGCGTCGGCGCCCCCGGCGTCGTCGACCCGGTCACCGGCGAACTGCGGCACACCACGGGGCTGCCGGCCTGGCACCGGCACCTGGTCGCCGCCCTGCCCGAACGCCTCGCCGCGGCCGTGCTGGTGGAGAACGAGACCAACCTGGCGGCCGTCGCGGAGCAGCGCATCGGCGTGGCCCGCGAGCGCGACGACTTCGCCCTCCTGTGGCTCGGCCTCAGTGTCGGGGCGGCGGTCGTCGTCGGCGGGCGGCTGCGCAGGGGCGTCTCCGGGGGCGCGGGCGAGATCAGCTTCCTGCCCGTGCCCGGCGCGGTGGCGCCCTCGGTGGCCCACTGCGACGGCGGGCTGCACAGCCTGGTCGGGTCCGCCGCCGTCAGTGAGCTGGCCGTGCGGTACGGGATGAGCGCCGACGCCGTGCCCCACGAACCCCCGGCCGCGGCGTACATCCGCGCCGCGCCCGGTGCGGGCGAGGCCGGCTCCCGCTTCCTGGACGAACTGGCCGACCGGGTCGCGCTGGGTGCCGCCGCGCTGACGGCCGTCCTGGACCCGGGCCTCGTGGTGCTCTCCGGCGAACTCGGCCACGCGGGCGGCGCGGCGCTCGCCGGCCGTGTGCAGAAGCGGCTGGCCGCCCTGTGCCCGCTGCGCACCGAGGTGGTCCCGAGCGCGCTGGGCGGTGCCGCCGTGCTGCGCGGCGCGCTGCTCACCGCGCGCGACGCCGTACAGGACGAGCTGTTCCGGCCCGGTGCGTGA
- a CDS encoding nicotinamide mononucleotide transporter family protein, with product MSTLSWLNGEAFTAFGQHILWSDMIGNTIGLIALALGWRRSVWTWPAQFLSGVILVAAYSSAHLSGGIGKQLIVIVVALWGWRQWQARGGKDRAADGGAVTVRFATWRERGLLIAGTALGTAALGALFTAYPSLSWSPWQDAYIFVGTLAAMVAQARGLVEFWFAWLLVDVVGVPLAFSSGLAFSGFVYVIYLALVLWGMRDWWLRSRRTGSLALGGATA from the coding sequence GTGAGCACGCTCTCCTGGCTGAACGGCGAGGCGTTCACGGCCTTCGGCCAGCACATCCTCTGGTCCGACATGATCGGCAACACCATCGGGCTGATCGCGCTGGCGCTGGGCTGGCGGCGCTCCGTGTGGACGTGGCCCGCGCAGTTCCTCTCCGGCGTGATCCTGGTCGCCGCGTACTCCTCCGCACACCTCAGCGGCGGCATCGGCAAGCAGCTGATCGTCATCGTCGTCGCCCTGTGGGGCTGGCGGCAGTGGCAGGCGCGCGGGGGCAAGGACCGGGCGGCGGACGGCGGCGCGGTCACCGTGCGGTTCGCGACCTGGCGCGAGCGCGGCCTGCTGATCGCGGGCACGGCGCTCGGCACGGCGGCGCTCGGCGCCCTGTTCACGGCCTACCCGAGCCTTTCCTGGAGCCCCTGGCAGGACGCCTACATCTTCGTGGGCACCCTGGCCGCGATGGTCGCCCAGGCACGCGGCCTGGTCGAGTTCTGGTTCGCCTGGCTGCTGGTCGACGTCGTCGGCGTGCCGCTCGCGTTCAGCAGCGGCCTCGCGTTCTCCGGCTTCGTCTACGTGATCTATCTGGCCCTCGTCCTGTGGGGGATGCGCGACTGGTGGCTGCGTTCCCGCCGCACCGGTTCCCTGGCGCTTGGAGGCGCGACAGCATGA
- the ribH gene encoding 6,7-dimethyl-8-ribityllumazine synthase, giving the protein MSGKGAPELTVKNCGDLRVAVIAASWHEKVMDGLVDGALRALHELGIEEPTLLRVPGSFELPVVVKAVAERGYDAVVALGVVIRGGTPHFDYVCQGVTQGLTQVSVDTGVPVGFGVLTCDTEQQALDRAGLEGSTEDKGHEAVTAAVATATILRTVAEPWRQSSGASR; this is encoded by the coding sequence GTGAGCGGTAAGGGCGCGCCCGAACTGACCGTCAAGAACTGCGGAGACCTCAGGGTCGCCGTGATCGCGGCCAGCTGGCACGAGAAAGTGATGGACGGCCTCGTCGACGGCGCGCTGCGCGCCCTGCACGAGCTGGGCATCGAGGAGCCGACGCTGCTGCGGGTCCCGGGCAGCTTCGAGCTTCCCGTGGTCGTCAAGGCCGTAGCGGAGCGCGGCTATGACGCGGTCGTGGCGCTCGGCGTCGTCATCCGGGGAGGCACACCGCACTTCGACTATGTGTGCCAGGGAGTCACCCAGGGGCTGACCCAGGTCTCCGTGGACACCGGTGTCCCCGTCGGCTTCGGTGTGCTGACCTGTGACACCGAGCAGCAGGCGCTGGACCGCGCGGGCCTTGAGGGCTCCACGGAGGACAAGGGCCACGAGGCGGTCACCGCCGCGGTCGCCACGGCGACGATCCTGCGCACCGTCGCCGAACCCTGGCGGCAGTCGTCGGGGGCATCCCGATAG